One Glycine max cultivar Williams 82 chromosome 4, Glycine_max_v4.0, whole genome shotgun sequence DNA segment encodes these proteins:
- the LOC100794077 gene encoding uncharacterized protein, with protein sequence MNKRLSFLSHNEKSKMKDSTETDAISDSLELLSTFLDSELPSVRNFKGKWSLARVKLTQLQTHLTDFSAEFPNASTTNPLSLHLLHSIFKTLNDAVSLSRSCQPQTLPNGKLKTQSDLDSLLATLDRHVSDCDILFRSGLLLENDAVSVSVSVSSKREAIRSESRNLITRLQIGSPESKASAMDSLLGLLQEDDKNVTIAVAQGVVPVLVRLLDSPPSDTKEKTVAAISKVSTVESAKSVLLAEGLLLLNHLLRVLDSGSGFAIEKACIALRALSLTKENARAIGSRGGISSLLEICQAGTPGAQASAAAVLRNLAAFEEIRDNFVEENAVVVLIALASSGTAVARENAVGCLSNLINSDSSSEETEGLSNLRITVVKEGGVECLKNYWDSGTQIQSLEVAVVMLRHLAESGPIGEVLVGEGFVQRLVGVLNREVLAVRIAAARAVYALGLNSGRARKEMGELGCVLGLIKMLDGKGVEEKEASAMALSVLLMHPANRRVFRKDERGVVSAVHLLNPSLQGLDKKYPVSLLALLVHSKSCRKQMVAAGACVYTQKLVEMDVPGSKKFLESLGRGKIWGVFARP encoded by the coding sequence ATGAACAAAAGACTCTCTTTTCTCTCCCACAACGAAAAATCAAAGATGAAAGATTCAACAGAAACAGATGCTATCAGCGATTCCCTTGAGCTTCTGAGTACCTTTCTGGACTCGGAGCTCCCAAGCGTGAGAAACTTCAAAGGGAAATGGTCACTCGCCCGAGTCAAACTCACCCAACTCCAAACCCACCTCACCGATTTCTCCGCCGAGTTCCCCAACGCCTCCACCACAAACCCCCTCTCCCTCCACCTCCTCCACTCAATCTTCAAAACCCTAAACGACGCCGTTTCGCTCTCCCGCTCATGCCAACCCCAAACCCTCCCAAACGGAAAACTCAAAACCCAAAGCGACCTCGACTCCCTCCTCGCCACCCTCGACCGCCACGTCAGCGACTGCGACATTCTCTTCCGCAGCGGCCTCCTCCTCGAAAACGACGCCGTTTCCGTTTCCGTTTCCGTTTCATCGAAACGCGAAGCCATCCGCTCCGAATCACGTAACCTAATAACCCGTCTTCAAATCGGGTCGCCCGAGTCCAAAGCCTCCGCCATGGACTCCTTACTGGGCCTTCTCCAAGAAGACGACAAAAACGTGACCATCGCGGTGGCCCAGGGAGTCGTTCCCGTGCTCGTGCGCCTACTCGATTCCCCCCCCTCCGACACAAAAGAGAAAACCGTCGCTGCCATCTCAAAAGTCTCCACCGTGGAAAGCGCGAAGAGCGTGCTTCTCGCGGAGGGCTTGCTCCTTCTCAACCACTTGCTTAGGGTTTTAGATTCCGGAAGCGGGTTCGCTATTGAGAAAGCATGCATTGCGCTTCGGGCGCTGAGTTTGACGAAGGAGAACGCTAGGGCGATTGGCTCTCGCGGCGGAATCTCGTCGCTTTTGGAGATTTGCCAGGCTGGCACCCCTGGTGCACAGGCTTCTGCCGCCGCCGTGCTGCGCAACCTCGCCGCGTTTGAGGAAATTAGAGATAATTTTGTTGAGGAGAACGCGGTGGTGGTTCTGATTGCGTTGGCCTCCTCCGGAACCGCGGTGGCGCGTGAAAACGCGGTAGGGTGTTTGTCTAATTTGATTAATTCGGATTCTTCGTCGGAGGAGACCGAGGGTTTGTCGAATTTGAGGATTACGGTGGTGAAAGAAGGTGGTGTTGAGTGTTTGAAGAATTACTGGGATTCAGGGACTCAAATTCAGAGTCTTGAAGTTGCGGTTGTAATGTTGAGACATTTGGCTGAAAGTGGTCCAATTGGTGAAGTTCTTGTTGGTGAAGGTTTTGTTCAGAGGCTTGTTGGGGTGCTGAATCGTGAGGTTTTGGCGGTTCGGATTGCGGCGGCGAGGGCGGTTTACGCGTTGGGATTGAACAGTGGGAGGGCGAGGAAGGAGATGGGGGAATTGGGGTGCGTTTTAGGTTTGATTAAAATGTTAGATGGGAAGGGTGTGGAGGAAAAAGAAGCTTCTGCAATGGCATTGTCGGTGCTGCTGATGCACCCGGCGAATCGGAGGGTTTTCCGCAAGGACGAAAGAGGGGTTGTGAGTGCAGTTCATCTCTTGAACCCTTCGTTGCAGGGGTTGGATAAGAAGTACCCTGTTTCGTTGCTCGCTTTGCTTGTTCATTCCAAGAGTTGCAGGAAGCAAATGGTGGCTGCTGGAGCCTGTGTATATACGCAGAAGCTTGTTGAGATGGATGTTCCCGGGTCGAAGAAATTCTTGGAGAGCCTCGGGCGTGGTAAGATTTGGGGTGTTTTTGCTAGACCCTAG
- the LOC100794616 gene encoding GDSL esterase/lipase At5g45910-like precursor (The RefSeq protein has 1 substitution compared to this genomic sequence) yields MKISILFITIFSCGFLGNVVSNASPLPYEAIFNFGDSISDTGNAAHNHPPMPGNSPYGSTYFKHPSGRMSNGRLIIDFIAEAYGMPMLPAYLNLTKGQDIKKGVNFAYAGSTALDKDFLVQKRINIEEATFSLSAQFDWFKGLKSSLCTSKEECDNYFKNSLFLVGEIGGNDINALIPYKNITELREMVPSIVETIANTTSKLIEEGAVELVVPGNFPIGCNSAVLAIVNSEKKEDYDQFGCLIAYNTFIEYYNEQLKKAIETLRKNNAHVKITYFDYYGATKRLFQAPQQYGFSSGKTETFRACCGKGEPYNLSSQILCGSPAAIVCSDPSKQINWDGPHFTEAAYRLIAKGLVEGPFANPSLKSPPFKIA; encoded by the exons ATGAAGATCTCCATTCTCTTTATCACAATCTTTTCTTGTGGTTTTCTTGGAAATGTTGTTTCAAATGCTAGTCCTCTTCCATATGAAGCTATTTTTAACTTTGGTGACTCTATAAGTGATACTGGAAATGCTGCTCATAACCACCCACCTATGCCTGGCAATAGTCCTTATGGTTCAACATACTTTAAACATCCTTCTGGACGTATGTCAAATGGACGACTAATCATAGATTTTAtag CCGAGGCATATGGGATGCCAATGTTGCCAGCCTATTTGAATCTCACCAAAGGACAAGACATTAAGAAAGGAGTGAATTTTGCATACGCTGGTTCAACTGCACTTGATAAGGATTTTTTAGTACAAAAAAGAATCAATATAGAGGAAGCTACTTTTTCATTGAGTGCTCAATTTGATTGGTTTAAAGGACTCAAATCCTCCCTTTGTACAAGCAAAGAAG AGTGCGATAATTACTTCAAAAACTCATTGTTTCTAGTAGGAGAGATTGGTGGGAATGACATCAATGCACTCATcccatataaaaatattacagaACTTCGAGAAATGGTTCCATCAATTGTTGAAACAATTGCCAATACCACCTCT AAATTAATAGAAGAAGGAGCGGTAGAACTAGTGGTACCAGGGAACTTCCCAATTGGGTGTAATTCTGCTGTTTTGGCAATAGTGAATAGCGAAAAGAAAGAAGACTATGATCAATTTGGGTGTTTGATAGCTTACAATACTTTCATTGAGTACTACAATGAGCAACTCAAAAAGGCTATAGAGACATTAAGAAAAAACAACGCACATGTTAAGATAACATATTTTGATTACTATGGTGCTACCAAACGTTTATTTCAAGCACCACAACAATATG GCTTTTCTTCCGGTAAGACTGAAACTTTCAGAGCATGTTGTGGAAAGGGTGAACCTTACAATCTCAGTTTTCAAATATTATGTGGTAGTCCTGCTGCAATAGTTTGCTCAGAtccttcaaaacaaataaattggGATGGGCCTCATTTTACTGAAGCAGCGTATAGGCTAATAGCTAAGGGACTAGTTGAGGGCCCTTTCGCTAATCCATCTCTCAAATCCCCTCCTTTCAAGATAGCTTAG
- the LOC102660352 gene encoding protein bicaudal C homolog 1: MAEVPAPEAQLNGGAPTTAANSSDPIGSKRQRRPSVRLGDIGDQPYDSHPRRAAAKTWRLAFDHPRNSAAVKPSKTRPLTNLTPAAAEFGETLESDGNVDSVVIGSWKVKDSKKRGGSKRIRSNWISRIDGGEEDDKDVDVGVVDGYHHRDFSAEHSQSPLREEQSPIMENLGVDEEREVLHYHERNGNSGRGDGVRVWLNGLGLGRYAPVFEIHEVDDEVLPLLTLEDLKDMGISAVGSRRKMFCAIQKLGKGFS, encoded by the coding sequence ATGGCAGAGGTTCCGGCGCCGGAGGCACAGCTCAACGGCGGAGCCCCAACAACGGCGGCGAATTCCTCGGATCCCATCGGATCGAAGCGGCAGCGGCGGCCGAGCGTCCGATTGGGCGACATCGGCGACCAGCCCTACGACTCCCACCCCCGCCGCGCCGCAGCGAAAACGTGGCGCCTCGCCTTTGACCACCCCCGGAACTCCGCCGCCGTCAAGCCCTCCAAGACCCGCCCCCTCACGAACCTCACCCCCGCCGCTGCCGAGTTCGGCGAAACCCTAGAGAGCGACGGCAACGTGGACAGCGTTGTAATTGGAAGCTGGAAGGTTAAGGACTCCAAGAAGCGCGGCGGCTCGAAGCGAATCAGATCCAATTGGATTTCGCGAATCGACGGCGGCGAAGAGGATGACAAAGACGTCGACGTCGGCGTCGTCGACGGTTACCACCACCGAGACTTCTCCGCGGAACACTCCCAAAGCCCCTTGAGGGAGGAGCAGAGCCCTATTATGGAGAATTTGGGCGTGGATGAAGAAAGAGAGGTGCTGCATTACCACGAAAGGAATGGTAATTCTGGAAGAGGAGACGGTGTTAGGGTTTGGCTCaatgggttagggttaggtcGTTACGCTCCCGTCTTCGAAATTCACGAGGTTGATGACGAGGTTTTGCCCTTGCTAACCTTAGAGGATCTTAAGGATATGGGGATTAGTGCTGTTGGGTCGAGGAGGAAAATGTTTTGTGCGATTCAGAAGCTTGGGAAAGGGTTCTCCTGA